The Methanolacinia paynteri genomic sequence CACGTCAGAGTCCTCTTTTTTTCAGACGATGTTCTGGTCGGATGAGGTGGAGATCGTGGAATACAGGGCTCCTGTGTGGATGTGAAAAACGGTGTTTACGGCGTTTTTTGACATTATTTAAGCTTTACTTTACAATTCCGGACTTCTTGTAGAGTGATCTGTGAAGAAAAAGGATCAACAGATCGGATCTAACCTGTCGAAAGGTTCGACATATAGAGACATACGGCTGTGGTATTTTTAAGAACAAAAAAAAAATAAGAAAAAAAGGAATTCCCGACCCGGCGAACGGGTCATTAGTCCCTCTCCGGAAAAAACCAGAGATCAGTTCGATCCGAACATCCCTGCAAAGAATTCCCCGATCGATGAAAATATTGAATTTTCAGTATTGCTTCTTGACTTTTGTTCTTCTGCATTCCCGGACCTTGTGGTTTCAGGAGTTCCATCTGCCTGTCCTTTTACCTCAAACGTGCACCTGGCATAAGCGTCGTCGGTATCAGCCGAAGCGATCTCACTGATAAGTTCCTCGACGGCATCGGTACCTCTAAGCCTGCTGTCAGTGCCCCAGATATAAAATCCCTGGCCGGCTTCGGGGGATACTAATACCTTTCCCCCGTCACCCAGATTTGTGATTACGCCGAACTCATCATCGTACATCGGGTGCTGGACAATCACGTAATATTCCCCGTCATCCATCTTCGCGGTCTCGTCTCCGTCGAGTACATATTTATATGAGGCATCGTCTTCAGGCACAATCTTAACCATAGAACCATTTTCTGCTCCGTTCCAGTAACTAAAGCCAAGGACCCATATGGCGATCGCTTTCGGCATTCCTTCTGCAGTGCCTGTGATCGTCAGTTCCTCGCCTCTTTTGATAACCGGTTCGGAGACCTGTGCCGAAATATACGGCTTCTTAAGCACAATCGGTACAGTATCAAATGAACCGCCCGACAGATCTTCCTTGTTTGCCGGTTCGGTAACTGCATATACGGTGTAAGTACCGGGGTCGAGATCCAATTCGGTGGTATCGAGTTCGTATTCCCATGTGTCGTGTGAATCTGCAGCCACTTTTACGAATGTGTTTTCTTTACCGGTTACTGCCGCTGTACCGGGATCATCAAATTTGTCGCCGTTTGCATCAAGTGCATCTCCGCAGACAAACAGGTACACGTAATCGGATTCGGAATTAGTTCCGGTGAACGTGATCAGTTCTCCTTCATAGAATTTACCGTCGCCTGATGCCGCGATTGTAATATTTCCGTTTTTAGCAGTTTTTGTTTCAACGTTCACCTTTGTTGCGGTCTCTTTTTTCTTCAGGACAATAGTTACCGTGTCAAACATACCGCCCGACAGGTCTCCCTTGTTATCCGGTTCGGTGACGGCATATATGGTGTAAGTACCATAAGAAAGACTAAGCCCGCCGGCATCAAGTGTATATTCCCATGTGCCGTCGACATCTGTCGGAGTTTTGATAAAAGTGTTCTCATCGCCGGTTATCGCCGCCATGCCAAACTCATCAGGTTTTTCTCCGTTCTGGTTGAGGTTTGGTCCGGTGATGAAAAGGTACACATTATCGGATGCCGTGTTCGTTCCCGAGAGTTTGATCACTTCATCGAAAAAGTAAGAACCGTCCCCCAGTGCCGTGACTGTAATCTGTCCTTCGGCCTGTGCCGGGCACATTATACAAAAAATCGCTGTCACTATAATTAATGTGGAGATCAATTTAGAATTCATAAAAATACTCCATTTTAATTTTTTATAGATCATCAGCACTGTTAAGATTACTGTGAGAAGACTCGACGTATCCACAGTAATAACGCCGGAAAAAGCAGAACACTTCTTTAATCCTGCATTGTGCCCCGATGATCGAACTTTGCAGTTCTACAGATAATAAAATTTCATGCTCTAAATGCATGAACAAAAATCCTAATAAAAAAAAGGGTGTTTGGCCCCCCCAACCTCCCGCCTTTTGGGGATCAATTATGGATCAGTTTTATCCGAATATCCCGGCAAAGAAATTTCCGATCGCAGATAATATGGAATTGTCGGTGTTGCTGCCGGACTGTCCTTCCACCTTAAACGTGCTCAGGGTATATGTGTCGTCTATGTCGGCCGAGTTTATCTCATCGATAAGCGCCTCTGCAGCATCTGCACCTCTTAGTGCATATTTACCGCTGATATAGAAACTATCGCCTGAGCTTTTCTGGTCTACTGTCGCGATTCCGGTAACTATTACTCCGTCTCCTGAGGAAGCCGGCTCTGTAACGACGTTGAACTCGTCGTTGTACATCGAATGCTGAACGACAACATAATACTCGCCGTCTTCCATCTTTGCGGTCTCATCTCCGCTAAGTACATATTCATACGAGGAGTCGTCTTCGGGGACGACCGTAACCATCGAACCCGTTTCTGCACCGTTCCAGTAATCATAACCTAAAACCCAGACTGCGACGAAATGTGGGTTTCCTTCAGCAGTTCCTGAGATTGTCAGTTCTTCGCCTCTTTTGATAACAGGTTCGGACAGCTTCGCCGTAATAAACGGCTTCTTAATCACGATCGATACAGTGTCATATTCGCCCGACGACAGGTCTTCCTTATTCTTCGGTTCTGTAACGGCATATATGGTGTAGCTTCCTGCATCAAAATTTCTGGAACCGACAAGCTCATATTCCCAGGTGTCGTCTGAATCTACCGCCGCCCTGGCAAAAGTACCCTCTTTTCCGCTTATAGCTGCAGTACCGGGATCATCAAGTTTGTCGCCGTCTGCGTTAAGATTCGGTCCTGCGATAAACAGGTATACGTAATCAGATTCGGTATCTGTTCCCGAGAACGTGATCACTTCTCCATTATAATACGAACCGTCTCCCAATGCCGTGATCGTAATCTTTTCCGACTGTCCCGCATCCGCTTCCGCCTGTGCCGGGCAGATCACACAAAATATCGCTGCCGATATTATCAGCAGAGAAATAATTTTGGAATTCATTCTAGCACCTCATTTTCCTTTTTTTATAGATCATCCGTTATTTTAAGAGTACTGTGAGAGGATTCGATTTAACCGGAAATACCTGCAATCCTTATTCTCTGTAAGATCTTCACACTATTACTCATGACCAAAAACGTTATGAAACAAAGGTTTCATGGACTGTTTCATGTAAATTACAAAATGATCTTCATGTAAAACAGAAGATCCAAAAGAAAAACAGGGGCATTCGGCATCCCAAACCGGTCATGAACGGTAAAGATTTGTCATAAATGAATATGGCAGGGATCAGTTTTATCCTGATATCCCTGCAAAAAATTCCCGATTAATGCAAGTATTGAATTGTCTGTATTTTATCGGGCTGATTGCTCCCTGACTAACTATTTTCAACCTGGCCTTTAATTTCAAACTCGCATTTGTCATATGTATCGTCAATGTCGGCCGAATCTATCTCTTCGATAAGTGCCTCCGCGGCATCAGCACCTCTCAGTGCATAATTACCGCCGATATAGAAACCCGGTCCGTCTTCTTCCGTGGACTCTGTCCTGATTCCCGTGACAAGCACACCGTTTCCGGAAGAATCGTCCTCTGTAATGACGTTAAACTCATCGTTGTACATCGGGTGCTGGACAATTGCATAGTATTTCCCGTCTTCCATCTTCGCAGTCTCGTTTCCGTCGAGTACGTAGCTGTATGAGCCGTCATCTTCCGGTATTACTGTAACCATCGAACCGTTTTCGGCACCGTTCCAGTAATTGAAACCCAGGACCCATATGGCAACCGAATGCGGCATCCAACTGGCATTGCCGGTAATCACAAGCTCTTCGCCTCTTTGTACAACTGGTTCGGAAACCTGTACCGTAATAAACGGCCTCTGAATTGCGATCGATACGGAATCATATGTGCCTTTTGACAAATCTTCAATGTTATTCGGTTCGGTTACTGCAAATACAGTGTAGGTTCCCGGCTCAAAGTCTGTGACATTGAAAAGTACATATTTCCATGTGTCGTTATCAGCAACCGCAGCCCTGCTAAAGGTATCAACGTTTCCTGTTTCAGCCGCTGTACCGGGATCGTCAGGTTTGACACCGTTCGGGTCGATTAATGGTCCACAGATAAACAGGTACACGTAATCTGACACTGTATCCTCTCCAGAGAAAGTGATCACCTCTCCTTTATAGTATGAACCGTCTCCCGATGCCGTAATCGTAATCTGTTCCGACTGCCCCGCATCCGCCTGTACCGGGCAGATTACACAAAATATCGCTGCCGAGATTATCAGCAGAGAAATAATTTTGGAATTCATTCTAGCACCTCATTTTCATTTTTTTATAGATCATCCGTTATTTTAAGAGTACTGTGAGAGGATTCGACATATTCAAAACAACCTCAAAAACAAACTTATTTTAAATGTCGGGCCCAAAACGCGATTGTAAAAGTAACGGAGTGATGAATATCATATCAGGCGACGAACCCGGTCTTGAAGATCTCAGGGGGCAGGAGCTCGGCATACCGCAGAAGCTTCCTCCCTTCGACCCGGGCAAAGATGTACCAAAAGCCCCGGATTACTCTAATCCCGACTGCTGGCTTACGATGCCGGAGCACTTCACCAAAGAAAAGCAGCCGGTCGATGTCTTCTGGGTCTACCCGACGATCCTCTCCGACGATTCGACATACTTAATGGACCTCTCAGATCCCTGGCTTAGGGAGAAGGCCGAATGGACGCTTGTCGAGCAGGCCAGCATATTCGACGGGCAGGCGAATATATACGCTCCATTCTATAGGCAGAACAACGTGAAGATCAATCCCCTGATGCTCACCGCTGCAAAGCCGATATTCAGCCTCGGCCAGCAGGATCTTATAGCCGCATTCGACTACTTCATGAAGAATTTCAACCGCGGCGAGAGGCCCGTAATCATTGCCGCCCACAGCCAGGGGTCGGTCAGAACAGTAGAACTTGCAAAGGCCGGTGAACTCATGTTCGGTGACGAAGAATCATTAGAGAAGCTTGTTGCCGCCTATACAATCGGCTATTCGATAACACAGGAGGATCTCGACATAAATCCGCTGATGAGGATCAGCGAAGACGCGACAGATACCGGGTGCTTCATCCTCTACAATACGATATCGGATGAGAAGGACAAGGAAAAAGAGGGTCCGACGATCATCCGCGGAACCTTTGTAGTAAATCCCCTCAACTGGAGATGCGACGAAGAGTTTGCCCCTGCCGGGATGAACGCCGGGGCGGCATTCTTCAGGCACGAAAATCCCGCAAACCCGGCAAGGTACCCCAACTTCGCCGCCGCACAAAAAGTCGGAAACGCACTGGTGATAACCGATATATCAAATCCTGAAGAGCTCCCTGCAACGAGCGTCACCTTCCCTAAAGGAGTATACCACATGTACGATTACGCGATATTCTACGAAAACCTGAGAAAAAATGTAGCGGATCGGATCGATGCATACATGGAGAAAAACCGCGCCTGAATATCAATCAGGAATCGGTTTTTCATCATATTTTGAATCATTTTCCGCGGATGGCAGAAATCCGAAAAAACCACCAGCAACACTTATATCAATCAGCTCTCATCTTATTCTGTAAAATAAAACCGGAAGCGATTATGTGCATTGCTCTGTAAAAGGTCTGATTTTAACAGCGATAATTCTCATTCCATTTGCACTCTCATGCGGGTGCACCGGAGGAGAGGACAGCTCCGCATCAGCCGGCGGGGAGAAAGTAAAAGTGACGGTAACCATCCTTCCGCAGGAGCAGTTCGTCGAAAGTGTCGGCGGGGACAACGTCGACGTATTCGTCCTCGTCCCGCCCGGTGCCGATCCGCACTCATACGAACCGACACCATCTGATCTCGCCGAGGTTTCGGATTCGGATCTCTATGTTATTGTCGGTTCGGGAATCGAGTTCGAGTTAACATGGCTCGACAAGCTAAAGGAGCTGAACCCCGGAATAACAATAATCAATTCGTCTGAAGGCGTAGACCTGGTATACAGCGACACCGAAGGCGGTGCCGACCCGCATATCTGGCTCTCTCCCGGGAATGCAGTGAAGATGGCTGAAAACATCCGTGACGGCCTTTCGTCATTCGATCCGTCCGGGACAGATTATTATACCGCAAACGCAGCAGCATATATCGGCGAACTCGAAGATCTCGATAGCGAAATTTCGGATGAGATCAACGCATCAGGTGTTAAGGTCGTCATGGTCTCCCATCCTGCATGGACATACTTCGCCCGCGATTACGACCTCAAGCAGATCGCAATCTCAGAGGAGGGAAAAGAGCCGACCCCCGCCGGAATAAAAGAGCTCGTCGACGAGGCAATAGAAAACAACGTGAGCACGATATTCGTATCCCCGGAGTTCAGCTCCACGGATGCGGATGCGATAGCAGCAGAGATCGACGGCAAAGTTGCCATTGTCGATCCGCTCGCCGAAGATTATCTCGGGAATATGAGGACGGTCTCCAAAGCATTTTCAGGAGGAGATGACTCATAACAGAGCCAATTGTAGAAGTAAAGAACATCTCGCTGAAGATGAACGGCCACGTCATTATCGATGACGTGTCAATCGACATTTATCCCGGTGAGTTCCACGCGATAATCGGGCCGAACGGCGGGGGCAAGACAACTCTCCTGAAGGTAATCCTTGGGCTCATAACCCCCGATTCGGGCACTGTCAGGATCAACGGCGGAGACCTGAAGGACAATCGTTCGGTCCTCGGCTACGTCCCCCAGTTTCGGACATACGATTTCTCATATCCGATAACCGTTGGAGAGATGGTCCTGACCGGGAGACTCGGCCATATCAGGGGTGTCAGAAAGAGCTATAGGCAGGAAGACCGGGATGCGGCCGAGAAGGCGATGGAGATAATGGACATCTCCCGTTATTCCGGGAACAGCATCGACGAGCTCTCCGGCGGTGAGCAGCAGAGGGTGATGATCTCCCGTGCGCTCGCGGGCGAGCCGAAGGTGCTCCTTCTCGACGAGCCGACTGTCTATATAGACTCCCCGACCGCGGAAAAATTCTTCGAGCTCCTGCTCTCGCTCAGGGATCGGATGGCGATCGTAATGGTGACGCACGATATCGGTTCGCTCACCCCCGAGGTAGACAAGGTCGCATGCCTCAACAAAAAGATCTACACCCATCACGATAACGAGATCACCGATGATATGCTCCTTTCGGCATACGGGTGTCCGGTCGACGTGATCGCACACGGCGTCCCGCACAGGGTGTTCAGGGGGCATGACAAATGAGCGTCATCACGATTCTCGGGTATGAGTTCTTCAGGAACGCCCTTCTCGCCGGGGTCATTGCAAGCATAGTATGCGGGGTGATCGGCTCGTTCGTAGTGATCAAGAGAATGGTCTCCCTTGCGGGAGGAATCTCTCATTCGGCGTTCGGCGGAATAGGTCTCGGCTACTATCTCGGCATAGACCCGATCGTTGGTGCGGCAGGATTTGCCGTTGCCTCTGCTGCCGCAATCGGTCATGTAAGGAATACCGCCCACCAGAACACCGATACGATGATAGGCGCGATATGGTCCGGCGGAATGGCTCTCGGTATACTGTTCGTGTACCTCACGCCGGGATTTGCACCCGACCTGATGAGCTATCTCTTCGGAAACATCCTTCTCGTTCCCTTCAGCGAGATCGTAATGATGGCCTGCCTTGTTGCGGTCATACTGCTCTCGGTGTTTCTCTTCTACAACCAGCTCGTTGCCGTAACGTTCGACGAGGAGTACGCCTCCCTGATGAATATCAACTCGAAGGCGGTCATGATCTTCCTGCTGGTCTTAACGGCTCTTACAGTCGTGGTCCTGATACAGGTCGTGGGCGTAATCCTTGTAATCGCCCTTCTTGCACTTCCCGTTGCAATCAGCAGGGAGTTTACCGGAAAATTGGGCCACATGATGGTGCTCTCGGCCATCCTGGGCATGATCTTTACGACCGGGGGGATATTCGCTTCGTACTTCTTCGACATACCTTCAGGGGCGACGATAATTATCCTTGTTTCACTTGTCTATCTGATACTGGTGATCTCGAAGAGGATTAAAGAAAAGAGAAAGGTATTCGGAACCTGATCAGTGGCTTTTCTGATTATTCTCCGATCCGTAGAGGATCTCGTTCCACCGTATCTGGAACCATTCCCCGTCCTGCACCTGGAGGACATCGTAGGACGGGTAAATATCCCCGTTTTCATCGAATGATTTCGCACCGCAGACGCCTACGTACCTGATCTCCTTTAATCCTTCGCTGATGGCATCGGGTTCATAGCCCTTCGCCTCTATTACCTGTGATATTATCATCATCGTGTCGTAGCCGTAGGGAACGGGCCAGTCTACGTAGGATTTGTTGTATTCCTCCATATAGCGCCCGGCAAATGACTCGGAGATGATATGGTTTGCCTGCATCGTCGCGATCATTCCTTCGGAATAGTCCCCTGTGCTTTTTATCAGTTTGTCATCGATCAGGGCCTCCGATCCGATCCATATAGTATCTTCCATTCCCTGGAGCTTCGCCGCGTTCATTATCATCGCAGCCTCTTCCTGGTAGCTGATAAGAACCACTGCGTCGGGGTTGCCCTCCTTCAGTGCAAGGGCGATATCCGGGTAATTTTCCATGTCTTCCGAAAATTCTATCTCCTGGGTTAGATTGCCGCCCTTCTCCCTGAAAGCTTCCATGAAAGCCTCTGCGAGAGCAGTACCGTAATCGTTGTCCATGAATACGACGGATACGTTCTCCGCCTCAGGGTAGAGCGACATCAGGACCTTTGCAATACCCCTTCCCTGGTAGGTGTCCGAGGATATCGTCCGGAATACGTAGTTTTTGTACTGCGAAAGATCCGGAGATGTAGCTCCCGGGGATACCAGCACTATTCCGGCCTCCTCCGCAAGAGGGGCTATCTTCAGCGTATTCGTACTCGAAGCATCCCCTATTATGACGCTTAGTCCCATATCTGCGAACCTTTTGAAACCGAATATCGCGATGTTGGGTGTTCCGAAGGTGTCCTGGTATTCGGCACGGACGGGAACTCCGCGTATTCCCCCTTCGTCATTGATATCGGCGATGGCCATATCGATACCTTCCTTAAAGCCGACCCCGTACTCCTCCATGTTCCCGGAAAACGGGAGAAGGACACCTATGACGATCTCGTCCTCCGGTACCTCCCCTGTTTTGAGGATCGTACATCCCGAAGAAAGGATCGCAGCAGTTACAATGAAAACGATCAATGCCGATCTCAGGAGCATTTCCTGCCTGAATTCAGTTCTCATCTTCATCGCCCTCCTTCTGCTTTTCTTCGATCACTTTCTTCTTCAGCGGCCAGTAGTCATGCAGGCGGCTGCCTGAGATTTTTAAGAGATATACGAATATCAGAAGACCAGCTATATTCGCGGTGATCATCGGCAGCAGCGACGTATCGATGACCATAAGATATTGTTCGAGGGTGATGTCTGCTACGAATAGCGGAACAAACAGCAGAATATGAACACACTCTACGATTATTGCAAGCAGTGCGGCCCTGTAATATGTGATCTGCCCCCTGTAGATATGGCAGTATATGCCCGCGAACAACCCTGCAAATATAGTTCCTGCCATACAGGGGACCGTTGTCCAGCCGCCGATAGAATAGCGGTATACGGCACCGATAATCCCAGACAATAACCCTACAACAGGCCCGCCGAGAAGGCCGGCAATCATCGGCCCGAGATCCCTGAAGTTGACGATAAGGCCCCCGTATTCGATGCCGCGATAGGTTCCGTAGATCGAGATCGCACCGAAGATCGCAATGGTCCAGATTTTGTCGAGCAGATCCGCCCTGCCTTCGATTAATTTCGTGAAAAGTTCTGTCTTCGAGAGTATATAGAGGACAAATGCAATGAAGAGAATTCTTTCAACGAGAGGAAGGCCGAATTCGAGGATAGCATTCTCAAGGGTCAGTGCAATATACAGGAACACGAAACAGCCGATTCCCATCACGGTCAGCCAGAGCCTGCTGCCCCTCGAGTACTTCGGCAGTTTCCTGTCCAGGTAGATTATCACAAAACCGAATGCGGCAAATATTATCGATGCGATTGCAGCGGAATGCCTGAGGAGAAGCATCGGGTCAGTAAAGTAGTAGAACGAGATTATGATGATCGCCGCAAATAATACCAGGCATCCCCTGTAGAGGATCTTTTCATCCGTTTTCAGTCTCAAAGCACCCTTGATCATCCTAGAAACGGCTCTCGCCCTACCATCCATCCCCGATATCGCTGCACCGAACATTATGATGTACCCGAAGACCAGGAAGACGGTAATCCCGTAGGGGATCGTGCCGACTATGTAGAGGACCTGCGAGATTATCGCCTCCGTCGTTACCTCCTCGCCGTGGCCCAGGTAGGATACGACGAATCCGCTTACTCCCAGCCCGATAAAGACCAGTGTTATAAAACCGACAAGCGAGAAGGCCAGGACGAGATCCAGGTTGATGCTTTTGATATATCGCCGGAAGAATTTCTCCCCACATTCTCCGCCTGTCTTCTCGTGGAGCCACACGGAGTACAGAAGTATATTAAGGCCCGACCCGATCGATCCCATCAGTGCCATGATCGTAACCGCAGATCCCGGAGGGATCGTCGGAATGCACCCGTCGAGGATCGCCGGCCCGTGAAGATAGAACTGAGAGAGGACGACAATTATGCCGGCAAAGAGTAGGACTGCGATTATTATGACTATCTTTTCGATCCTTTCATAGGAGTCCTTCCACAGCAGGAACATGATAACGGCAAGAGAGATTATTGCAAGAAGCCACGGGGGATTCAGGCCGGGGATGAGATAATCGAGAAAGATCCCGCCCATGAGGAGCATCCCGGCAAATGCGAACATCTCGAGCAGGTAGATTATAAGAACAAAATATGCAGTCCAGTTCTTCGGCCCCGGTATCTTCCGGAGGCCGTCGAATATTGTCTCACCTGTCGCGAGGGTATATCGTGCGATTCCGGTAGTAAATGCGAATTTGAATATCAGGGTAATTATAACGACCCAGATCAGTTCGAATCCGTAATGGGCGCCCGATGCAATAACCTCAGTAAGGCCGCTCTCTCCTGCGGCAGCAATCGCAAGAAGAAGGCCTGGTCCGAGAAAAAGTAAATAATCAGAATATCTTGATTTTAGCTTACCGATGATACCCTGAATCATATCCTGTCAATAGTTATGATAACACGGCGCTGATAAGAATTTTGATCTATCCACCGTAATACTTCCTCAAAACCGCAGTTGCCCGCCTGATATCGTCCCCGTCCTTCCTGACATTTTTAAGATAGATATCGAAGATATCGTTTGTAACGGGCCTCATGTTCGTCCTGAAGAGATCGGCATGCATCATCAGGTCGAACGATCTCGCCTCGGCCTCCGTGATCTTTAAGGCCTTGTATTCGCCGGTGTGAGGGACAAAGACAGGGTTCTCTTCATCAGGAGTCCGTAGAACGAGATCTGCAAGAGGAGTCTTTGGGATCGGTTCTGCGATCGAGATGAAAACATCGTCCAGCTGGTTCATGGTGATGAAGTCCTTCGTCATCTCATAGTCCTCTTCCGTCTCGCCGGGATAACCGACGATGAAACTGCCTGCCGCCTTCAGCCCGTGCTCGTGGCATGCGGCTACTGCCTCTGCGGCCTGATCTGCAGTCGCCCCCTTGCCCATCTTCTTCAGGACCCTGTCGCTTCCCGATTCGAGGCCGAAGAAGATCCAGCCTATCGTGTAGTTGCGAATAGCTTCGAGGATATTGTCGGATATGCAGTCCACCCGTATATCCGGCGACGAGATATTCTTAGGGCCCATAATCTCCGCCATTCCTTTCATCAGTTCGATAAACTTCTCCTCGTTGATCTCTCCGTTCTTATACTGGAACAGCGATCCCGTTCCGCCTGAGACCGAGAGTCTCTTCGCCCCTCTCTTTTTGAATTCCCTGACCTCTTTAAGGATATCCTCTATGCTCCTGCTCTGGATATCCCTCCCAAAGTAACGTGGAACCTGGCAGAATGTACACCCTCCGGTACAGCCCCTGTGCGTCTCTATATATGCGGATGCACCCCTGATATCCTGCGACCCGATGTCAGGAGGTATCAGCGGGAGGGGCCTCTTATTTACATCGACTCTTTCGGCCTTTCCGGTGAATACGATATCACCGCCGTCGTCATAGAATGCAAGGCCGGGGCAGTCGTCGGAAACACCATTTCTGGCGAGTCTTCTTACCGTCTCCTCGCCCTCTCCAACACATACACAGTCCGGCTCCAGTTCCCCCAGAACCATCTCGAAGTACGCGGAAACCGGGCCTCCGACGTACACCTTTCCCCCCTTTGACCTGTGATCCTTTACCAGCTTTTTGATCTCGTCAGAGAGAAGATGCTGGGTGGAAAAAAGGCTGAGCATCAGAGTCTCTTTCGGCTTTACGCTCACTTTCGTGCTCAGGCTGACATTGTATCCCTCGTCCCTCAGGATGCCGCCGATAAGCATGGCCCCGTAGGTGTAGATGTCCGGGGAGACAACGGTGAATTTCATCTGGTAAAATCTCTGGTTTGAAGATAAAAAAAGTGTGCCGGATTAGATCCGGGTCACTGCCTTCTTGCTATAAGCGCAAAAGCTGCAGCGCCGATTATTCCTGCTGCAATTATCGAGAATATGCCTACTCCCGTCTGGGTCGGTGACGATGACGGAACAAGCGATCCCTGGACAGTCGAGGTTGCGCCGGCGTTGACGGTGGCACTCACTGTGGAGTCGGTGTACCCGGTGAGCGAGAACTTCACGCTGTACTCGCCGGTATCAAGAGTCAGGGAGAGAGGAGCGATTCCCCTGTATTCATTGTTGATGTAAACGTTTGCCCCGGTCGGGTTGGATGTTATATCCAGCGTGCCGGTTGTTGTTGTCGATACAGGCGTAAGGGGCATCGTAACGGTTGCAACTCCCCCTCCCTGGACAGTGGTCTGAACTGTTGAAGTCTGGTACCCGCTGAGCCTGGCCGAAATCGTGTGGCTGCCGGACTCTACGTTCTGGATTATGTAGCTGCCGGAATACGGGGTCACGCCTTCGTAGGCACCGTCAAGGTAGATATATGCCCCGCCGGGTGTCGATGAGACCGAGATTGTTCCGGTTGAAGGGTTGGGTATCTGGTTCAGGATCTGGCTGACCGATGTAGTCTGGCCGGCATACACAGTTACCTGCCCGCTCCATTCGTAATAGCCGGATTTCTCCAGTTCAACCATATGACCGCCCTTTACAACACCGGAGATTGTCATAGGTGTCGTTCCCTGGTAATTTCCGTCAAGATAAACGGAGGCGCCTGAAGGTGTCGATCTTACACTGATCGATCCGTATTTCTCAACTGACGTCAGGGTAGCATAGACTGTAGTCGTTCCCCCGCCGCTGACCGACGTTGTTGTGGACCAGTCTTCATATCCGCTCTTCTGGACCAGAACTGAGTGGGATCCGGTGGAAAGACCTGTAATGCTCTGAGGTGTTCTGCCGTAGTATGTCCCGTCTATGTAGACCATCGCATTTGCGGGCGAAGACTGGACATAGATAGATCCTGTTGTGGGTGTGTTCGGGTTCAGGGTCAGGTAGTAATCATTGGTATTTCCTGCGGAAGGAACGCTGAGACCAATTACATTGCTGTTGCTGTAACCACTTTTTGCAGCGTACGCAGTACTCGGCATGCTCGACGGGCTTCCGTCAAGGTAGACCGTGTAGGTATACTGCTGGTTGACCGTCGTCCCCACTGCATTTCCGTTGATATAGATCGTGGCCCC encodes the following:
- a CDS encoding methyl-coenzyme M reductase glutamine C-methyltransferase, producing the protein MKFTVVSPDIYTYGAMLIGGILRDEGYNVSLSTKVSVKPKETLMLSLFSTQHLLSDEIKKLVKDHRSKGGKVYVGGPVSAYFEMVLGELEPDCVCVGEGEETVRRLARNGVSDDCPGLAFYDDGGDIVFTGKAERVDVNKRPLPLIPPDIGSQDIRGASAYIETHRGCTGGCTFCQVPRYFGRDIQSRSIEDILKEVREFKKRGAKRLSVSGGTGSLFQYKNGEINEEKFIELMKGMAEIMGPKNISSPDIRVDCISDNILEAIRNYTIGWIFFGLESGSDRVLKKMGKGATADQAAEAVAACHEHGLKAAGSFIVGYPGETEEDYEMTKDFITMNQLDDVFISIAEPIPKTPLADLVLRTPDEENPVFVPHTGEYKALKITEAEARSFDLMMHADLFRTNMRPVTNDIFDIYLKNVRKDGDDIRRATAVLRKYYGG
- a CDS encoding ABC transporter substrate-binding protein codes for the protein MRTEFRQEMLLRSALIVFIVTAAILSSGCTILKTGEVPEDEIVIGVLLPFSGNMEEYGVGFKEGIDMAIADINDEGGIRGVPVRAEYQDTFGTPNIAIFGFKRFADMGLSVIIGDASSTNTLKIAPLAEEAGIVLVSPGATSPDLSQYKNYVFRTISSDTYQGRGIAKVLMSLYPEAENVSVVFMDNDYGTALAEAFMEAFREKGGNLTQEIEFSEDMENYPDIALALKEGNPDAVVLISYQEEAAMIMNAAKLQGMEDTIWIGSEALIDDKLIKSTGDYSEGMIATMQANHIISESFAGRYMEEYNKSYVDWPVPYGYDTMMIISQVIEAKGYEPDAISEGLKEIRYVGVCGAKSFDENGDIYPSYDVLQVQDGEWFQIRWNEILYGSENNQKSH
- a CDS encoding Nramp family divalent metal transporter; the protein is MIQGIIGKLKSRYSDYLLFLGPGLLLAIAAAGESGLTEVIASGAHYGFELIWVVIITLIFKFAFTTGIARYTLATGETIFDGLRKIPGPKNWTAYFVLIIYLLEMFAFAGMLLMGGIFLDYLIPGLNPPWLLAIISLAVIMFLLWKDSYERIEKIVIIIAVLLFAGIIVVLSQFYLHGPAILDGCIPTIPPGSAVTIMALMGSIGSGLNILLYSVWLHEKTGGECGEKFFRRYIKSINLDLVLAFSLVGFITLVFIGLGVSGFVVSYLGHGEEVTTEAIISQVLYIVGTIPYGITVFLVFGYIIMFGAAISGMDGRARAVSRMIKGALRLKTDEKILYRGCLVLFAAIIIISFYYFTDPMLLLRHSAAIASIIFAAFGFVIIYLDRKLPKYSRGSRLWLTVMGIGCFVFLYIALTLENAILEFGLPLVERILFIAFVLYILSKTELFTKLIEGRADLLDKIWTIAIFGAISIYGTYRGIEYGGLIVNFRDLGPMIAGLLGGPVVGLLSGIIGAVYRYSIGGWTTVPCMAGTIFAGLFAGIYCHIYRGQITYYRAALLAIIVECVHILLFVPLFVADITLEQYLMVIDTSLLPMITANIAGLLIFVYLLKISGSRLHDYWPLKKKVIEEKQKEGDEDEN
- a CDS encoding PEGA domain-containing protein; protein product: MITASAVSAEEIVGNQVGWLTFHTNVDGATIYINGNAVGTTVNQQYTYTVYLDGSPSSMPSTAYAAKSGYSNSNVIGLSVPSAGNTNDYYLTLNPNTPTTGSIYVQSSPANAMVYIDGTYYGRTPQSITGLSTGSHSVLVQKSGYEDWSTTTSVSGGGTTTVYATLTSVEKYGSISVRSTPSGASVYLDGNYQGTTPMTISGVVKGGHMVELEKSGYYEWSGQVTVYAGQTTSVSQILNQIPNPSTGTISVSSTPGGAYIYLDGAYEGVTPYSGSYIIQNVESGSHTISARLSGYQTSTVQTTVQGGGVATVTMPLTPVSTTTTGTLDITSNPTGANVYINNEYRGIAPLSLTLDTGEYSVKFSLTGYTDSTVSATVNAGATSTVQGSLVPSSSPTQTGVGIFSIIAAGIIGAAAFALIARRQ